From a single Capsicum annuum cultivar UCD-10X-F1 chromosome 12, UCD10Xv1.1, whole genome shotgun sequence genomic region:
- the LOC107849745 gene encoding ATP-dependent DNA helicase PIF1-like, with amino-acid sequence MDKNESCTKYMTERAILASRNEYVDQLNEMLIFRFPGESRMFLSFDSAEDDTNNYYQEDYLNTLTPNGLPLHRLVLKKNAPIMLLRNLDAFNGLCNGTRMICRGFDKNVIHAEIMIGKNAFKHVFIPRIQLSPPENEGYPFKFIRKQFSVRLCCSMTINKSQGQTIPTVGSYLPQHLFSHGQLYVALSRGISMSTTKVLVMTEQPKQRKGTYTKDIVYKEILGSGDIQLH; translated from the exons ATGGATAAAAATGAAAGTTGTACAAAATACATGACAGAACGGGCTATCCTAGCAAGCAGAAATGAATACGTTGATCAACTAAATGAAATGTTAATTTTCAGATTTCCAGGTGAAAGCAGAATGTTTCTGAGTTTTGACTCTGCAGAAGATGATACTAACAATTATTATCAGGAAGACTACTTAAATACTCTCACACCAAACGGTCTACCTCTACACAG attggttttgaaaaaaaatgccCCTATTATGTTATTAAGAAATTTGGATGCTTTCAATGGCTTATGTAATGGCACAAGAATGATATGTAGAGGCTTTGACAAAAATGTCATACATGCAGAAATAATGATTGGGAAAAATGCTTTCAAGCATGTTTTTATCCCACGAATCCAGCTATCACCTCCCGAAAATGAAGGTTACCCGTTCAAGTTCATTAGAAAGCAATTTTCAGTAAGACTATGCTGTTCAATGACGATAAATAAATCACAAGGACAGACGATACCAACTGTTGGATCGTACTTGCCACAACACCTTTTTTCACATGGACAGCTATACGTTGCACTCTCAAGAGGAATATCAATGTCAACGACAAAGGTTTTGGTCATGACAGAGCAGCCAAAGCAAAGAAAAGGAACATACACCAAAGATATTGTCTACAAAGAGATATTAG GTTCAGGAGATATACAATTACATTAG